In Terriglobus aquaticus, the genomic window TCGACGGTGTAGGGCACCTCCGGCGTGGAGCCGAGCCACGCGTCATAATTGAAGTCCGCCGGCACCGGCATGGGTTGCGGATTGCCGCCCGCTGGGTCGCCGGGCAATCCAATCTCCACTTCCTTCACCGTGCCGATACGGCCGTTGCGCACAAGCTCTACAGCGCGCGCAAACTGCTTCCACGAACGCTGTTGCGATCCGATCTGTACGATCTGGCTCGACGCTGCGGCGTGGTTCGCCATGATGCGGCCCTCCGCGATTGTCAGCGAGGCAGGCTTCTGCAGGTACACGTCCTTCTTCGCCTTGATCGCCGCCACCGCAAGCCGCGCATGCTGGTGATCCGGCGTAGAGATCAGCACCGCGTCGATGTCCTTCTGCGCCAGCAGCTCGCGATAGTCGGCATACCCGCGCGTGCCGGTGTAGTTCCCACCCAGCTTCTTGGCATAGGTCTCGTCGACCAGTTGCTGCGCCAGCTTCACGCGATTGGCGCTCAGGTCGCACACCGCCACGATGCGGTTGTCGCGCCCCGCCACGCCCGTGTATTGCCACACGCCCGGCATGTCGTGCCCGCGCGAGATGCGGCCCACACCGATCGCGCCGATGTTGATGCGATTGGACGGCGCCGTCGCACCAAACACGGATGCGGGAACGATAGTGGGAAAGCCGGCCGCAGCGGCAGTGGCGGCTGCGGTCTTCAGAAAGCTGCGGCGGTCGATCATGATGAGGTTCTCCGTGGAGCAGAGTTCGGAGGGAGCTTCGAATCAGGTGGCAAAGACGCGCATCCGCGCCTCGCCCGTTGCGGCGCACTGCCAATCAGGCAGGCGTGTTCTCTTTCGGAAAGGGCTCGTTCGTCAGGCCCGGCTTGTCTTCCCAATCCACGTGCGAGCGGCGCGCATTCATCTGCGCCCGGATCACCAGTTCGGCCGCCAGGAGGCATTGCGCCTGGTCCTGCGCGGTGTGTGTCCGGTTCACAATGTCGGCAACGAACTGCGGCCCAAACGGCAGCGGCATGTTGTTGCAATCGATGTAGCGGGCTTCTTTCTGATCGACCAGGAACAGGTTGTTGCCCTGCTTGGCAACGGCCACGTTGGTGTACTTGCGAACCTCGATGTAGCCCTCGGTACCCAGGATGAAGAGCCGGCCGTCACCCCACGTGCCAAGGCCGTACGGCGTGAACCAGTCCAGCCGCACATAGCCGAAGCCGTTGTTGCCGTGCAGCATCATGTCGCCGAAATCCTGAAAGGCGGGGAACTTCGGGTGCCGCACATTTGCAAGCTGCGAGGCCACGACCTCTGCCTTGGTAGAGCCGGTATAGAACAGGAACTGGTCCACCTGGTGCGATCCGATGTCGATCAGGATGCCGCCGTACTGCTCTGGCTTCCAGAACCACTCGGGCCGGCCGCCCAGGCCTGAACCCATGTCGCCACCGGGCTTTTGATTCACCTGGTGCGGCGCAATGTTGATGGTCTGGATCACCTTGCCTATGGCACCCTGCTGCACCAGTTCGCCGGCGTGCACGGCGGCCTTCACCTCCAGCCGTTCGGAGTACATGATGGCGTAGATCTTGCCGGTGGCTGCAATGGTCCGGCGCACCTCGGCAAGCTGCGCCAGGTTGGTAATGCCCGGCTTGTCGGAAAGGAAGTCCTTGCCGGCCTTCATGGCGCGCACGCCGATGCCGGCACGCTCGTTCGCCACCTGCGAGCTCAGGATCAGCTTGATCGAGGGGTCGTTGATCACCTCGTCCTGCGTCGCCACAAACTTCACGTCGGGGTAGCGCTTCTTCATCGCTGCGACGAGGTCGGGCTCCATGCCCCACGCCACGGTGAACTTGCCGCCACCACGCTTGATCGCCTCGATCATGCCGTACACGTGGTTGTGGCTTATGCCGCACACGCCGAAGTTGATCGAGTGCGCCGGGGCGGGTTCCGCCTGCGGCGCCAGCGCCTCATGCCGGACGGGGCCGGCGTAGGAGTCCAACGCTCCGGGCATGGCAAACGCAGGCATGGCGGTGGCCACGCCCGCCGCCGAAAGGGCCTGCAGGAAATTGCGCCGGGGCAGAGACTTGGTCGACATCAGAAGCGGTTCTCCAGGAGCGGTGGGGATTAGGTTCGGCTGCCGAACTTTGACAAGCTACCCGCAGGCAGCGGCCGATGCAACCGCACTCTACTCGCCCGGGAACGGAACTGGCAAGTCCCTCGAAGAAAGGCCGTCGGCGATATCCGGGATGCCTCGCGGCCTGCTGTCTCCCACACCGCCATTGGCGACCCATAAAGTTTTGTAGTACGAATTATCTCGGTTTTCGTGACAGAGCAGGTCGCTGCCTGGGCAGCCGTTCAGGCGCACGAGCCGGAGGTTTCTCTTTTTGAACGACGGAAAACAAAAGAACGGTTGTGCCGTGGTCCTGGGCGGCACCTCGGGCCTGGGCGAGGCCATTGCAGTGGGTCTGGCGCAGTCCGGCCTGCACGTAGTGGCCAGTTCGCGCAGCCAGGATGGAGTGGATCGCACCGCCGACAGCATCGAAGCGGCCGGCGTCCGTACCCTCCGCGCCACAGCCGACGTGGCGGACCGCGCATCGCTGCTACATCTGCGCGAACAGGTCCTCGCGGAATTCGGCGAGGTGCGGGTTCTAGTGAACGCCGCCGGCATGACGAAACGCGAGCCAACTCTCGATGTCGCGGAAGAAACCTGGAACCGCATCCTCGATGTGAACCTGACCGGCACCCTGCGCGGCTGCCAGGTCTTCGGCGAGTCCATGCTCGAGAACGCGGAAAAGAACGGCATCCGCGGCCGCATCATCAACATCGCCTCGCTCTCTACCTTCGTCGCGTTTACAGAGGTCACCGCCTACTGCTGCAGCAAGGCCGCGGTGGGCGCACTCACCCGCTCGCTGGCGGTGGAGTGGTCGCCCCGCGGCGTCCTTGTGAACGCGATCGCACCCGGCGTCTTCCCCACTGCACTGAACAGCAAAATCATCGACAGCCCGCGCGGGCAGGAGCTGAAGTTGCGCACGCCCATGGCCCGCTTTGGCCGCGCGGAAGAACTGGTGAGCACCGCCGTGTACCTCTCCAGCGAAGACACTACGTACACCACCGGCCAGATCGTCACCGTGGATGGCGGCATGTTGAGCAGCGGGGTGAACCAGTAATGCCGGGTGGTGGAACGCGCGGCAACGGCGGAGGCATGTCGAGCAAGCGTTCGTTGCCGGCAGGCAAGCGGCGCTTCGATCTTCACTCCGAAGATCCGGCGTCTAGTGAACTGGCACGCGACATCAATCGCGACATCATCCTGGAACTGCTACGACGTCGTCAGCCCATTGCCCGTGTCGACCTTGCACGCCTCAGCGGCCTGCAGCGCTCGACCGTCTCACTCATCGTGGAGCAGTTGCTGCGGGAGCGCTGGATCGTGGAAGGCGCCACGGTGCGCACCGCGCGGGGACGCCGTCCCACCATGCTCAGCCTGAACGCAGACCTGGTCATGCTGGTGGCAGACATCAGGCCCAGCCATGCCGTCTGTGCCGTGGTCGATCTGAACGGCCACTTCCTCGCGCGGCAAAGTGTACCGGTTGCCAGCGACCCGGAGATCGGCGTGCAGCGCATCGCCGAAACGCTGGAGCGCATGCGCGATGAGTTCGCGCGCAAGAGCTTCGAGGGCGTGGGCATCAGCGTGCCGGGCCGCGTGCATCCTGAAACGCAGCGCCTCCTGTGGGCGCCCAACCTGCGCTGGCACGACTTCGACATCCACGCCGTTCTGGAAGAGCGCCTGGGCCTGCAAGTGGAGATGGATAACGCCGCCAACGCTTGCATGCTGAGCGAGCTGTGGTTCGGCCGCATGGACAAGTTCCGCAATGCCGTCCTGGTCACCATCAGCGAAGGCGTGGGCGCGGCGGTGTTGGCCAACGGTCAGTTGCTTATGGGCAAGGACGGCATGGCCGGTGAGTTCGGCCACATTCTGGTCGACCCCAACGGGCCGCAGTGCAACTGCGGCGAGCGCGGCTGCTGGGAGATGTTTGCCAGCACGCGTGCGGTGCTGCGCCACTATAACGACCGCGCGCCCGAGCAGCCCGCACTGACCTTTACCCACCTGATCAGCCTGGCCGACCAGGGTGATACGAACGCCCTGGAAGCGCTGGAGGAACAGGCGCGCTGGGTGGCACGCGGCCTGCGCATGATCACCGCCGCGCTCAGCCCGGAGACGATCCTGTTTGCCGGCGACATCTCCGCCTGCTGGGAACGCAGCGGCCCCATGGTCGAACGCGCCCTGTCGCAACGCATGCTCGTTGGCACGCCGCCAACGTTGCTCGCCATAGGCGATGGCGAAATGGCACGCCTGCGCGGTGCGGCGGCGCTGGTTCTGCAGCGGCACTCCGACTATCACCGCTCCACGGCCACGGCGCAGCGCGCGCCCGAGCGCGAAGCGGTCGCGCAGGCGTGATGGCCGCAGTTCTGCAAGAGAGTTTCGCGTCTCGGCAGCACCGTAACCTTGGCTTTATCGCCCGCGCCCTGCTGTGCCTTGCGTGCCTTGCCGGCGTCGCTCCGCTCCACGCGGAGACCGGCGCCCAGGCGTGGTTGCGCTACGCTCCGCCGCCAGACCCGCCGCGCTATCGCGACATGCCGCACGAGATTGTGCGACTGGGTCACGCGCCCGAAGAGCAGGCCGCGGCCGAAGAGCTGGAGACCGGGCTTGGCCGCATGATCGCGGGCGCACCCGAAACTCTGCCCGCCTTCCATCGCGACATCGACGCTATCGTGCTCGGCACAGCCGACGAGATGCGCCGCTCGGAATCGATGCAACGCCACCTGCACGGCTACCAGCCCGTGCCGCTCGCGCCCGATGCCTTCCGCATCACGCATGTTCGCAACCGCGCTCGCCAGTGCTGGGTCATCCAGGGCGGATCGCCTCGCGGCGTGCTCTACGGCGCCTTCCGCCTGCTGCAATGGATCGCGCAGGATCGCCAGCTTCCCACCGACACCACGGAGACACCCGCATCAACCATCCGCTGGGTCGATGAATGGGACAACCTGGACGGCTCCGTCGAGCGTGGCTACGCAGGACCATCGATCTTCTTCGACCATGGTCACGTGCGCGGTGACCTGTCGCGCGTACACGACTACGCACGCATGCTGGCCAGCGTCGGCATCAACGGCATCACGGTCAACAACGTGAACAGCGACCTGCGCACGCTGCAGCCGGAGATGCTCGAGGAGTTCGCGCGCATTGCGGATTCGCTACGGCCGTATGGTATCCGCATGGCGCTCAGCGTCGATCTGTCCTCTCCGCAGGTGGTTGGCGGTCTGCCTACGTTCGACCCCGTCGATCCTCGCGTGATCGCGTGGTGGCAGGCGAAGGTGGACGAGATCTATAAGCTCATCCCCGACTTTGCGGGCTTCACCGTCAAGGCCGATTCCGAGGGCCGCCCCGGACCGCACCAGTACGGCCGCTCGCCTCTGGATGCAGCGAACGCGCTCGCAAAGCCGCTGCAGGCGCACGGCGGTGTGGTGCTCTACCGCGGCTTCGTCTACAACAACCATCTCGACTTCCACGACCTGAAGGCCGACCGCGCGCGCGCCGGATACGACAACTTCCGCGCGTACGACGGCAAGTTCCTGCCCAACGTCATCATCCAGGTAAAGCACGGCCCCATTGACTTCCAGGTGCGTGAACCCGTGTCGCCACTGATCGCCACGCTGCGCCACACGCCGCAAGCGATGGAAGTGCAGATCACCCAGGAATACCTGGGCCAGCAGCGGCACATGGTCTACATCGCGCCCATGTGGTCGTGGGTGCTCGACACCGACATGCGCGTGGACAACCAGCCCTCGCCCGTTCGCGACATCATCACCGGCAAGACCTTCTATCAGGCGCAGGGCGGCATGGTCGGCGTGGCCAACGTGGGCATGGAAACGAACTGGCTGCACCACCCCATGGCGCTCGCGAACCTGTACAGCTTTGGCCGTCTCGCATGGAACCCGACGCTCACACCGGAATCAACCCTGGACGAGTGGACGCGCATGACGTGGTCCAACGACGGCCGCGTCTACGAACCGATCGAGCAGATGAACCTGGCAAGCTGGCACGCCTACGAGCAATACACCGGCCCGCTCGGCCTGGGCACGCTGACCGACATCCTCGGCACGCACTTCGGTCCGGGCCCTGAAAGCGCGGACGGCAACGGCTGGGGCCAGTGGATTCGCGCCGTGCCCGGTCCGCACGGCGGGATCGGCATGGACCGCACCGTCGCCACGGGCACCGGCTACATCGGCCAGTACCCGCCGGAGCTCGCCGCCAAATACGAGTCGCTAAAGACCTGCCCCGACGACCTCCTGCTCTTCATGCACCACGTGCCGTGGACGTACAAGCTGCGCGGTGACGACCCCGGCGACAAGACCACGCCTTCTGCGAAAGGTGCTCCGACCGCCAACGATGCCGACGACGAGAGTGAGGCTAAGACCAGCACCAAAACGGTGATCCAGCACATCTACGACGCGCACTACGCCGGCGCCGCCACCGCCGCAGCCTTCGTCGACCAGTGGGAGAGCGTGAAAAGCCTCATCGATGAACCTCGTTACAACGAGGTGCACGCGTTGCTCGTCTTCCAGGCGCGCCACGCGGAGATCTGGCGCGACGCCATCAACGACTGGTTCGCGCGCGAAAGCGGCGTGCCCGATGCGCTGGGCTTCGTCGGCCACCACACCGGCCGCGAAGAGGCCGAGTCGCTGCCCGGCACCGGCTTCCACAC contains:
- a CDS encoding Gfo/Idh/MocA family protein is translated as MSTKSLPRRNFLQALSAAGVATAMPAFAMPGALDSYAGPVRHEALAPQAEPAPAHSINFGVCGISHNHVYGMIEAIKRGGGKFTVAWGMEPDLVAAMKKRYPDVKFVATQDEVINDPSIKLILSSQVANERAGIGVRAMKAGKDFLSDKPGITNLAQLAEVRRTIAATGKIYAIMYSERLEVKAAVHAGELVQQGAIGKVIQTINIAPHQVNQKPGGDMGSGLGGRPEWFWKPEQYGGILIDIGSHQVDQFLFYTGSTKAEVVASQLANVRHPKFPAFQDFGDMMLHGNNGFGYVRLDWFTPYGLGTWGDGRLFILGTEGYIEVRKYTNVAVAKQGNNLFLVDQKEARYIDCNNMPLPFGPQFVADIVNRTHTAQDQAQCLLAAELVIRAQMNARRSHVDWEDKPGLTNEPFPKENTPA
- a CDS encoding ROK family transcriptional regulator is translated as MPGGGTRGNGGGMSSKRSLPAGKRRFDLHSEDPASSELARDINRDIILELLRRRQPIARVDLARLSGLQRSTVSLIVEQLLRERWIVEGATVRTARGRRPTMLSLNADLVMLVADIRPSHAVCAVVDLNGHFLARQSVPVASDPEIGVQRIAETLERMRDEFARKSFEGVGISVPGRVHPETQRLLWAPNLRWHDFDIHAVLEERLGLQVEMDNAANACMLSELWFGRMDKFRNAVLVTISEGVGAAVLANGQLLMGKDGMAGEFGHILVDPNGPQCNCGERGCWEMFASTRAVLRHYNDRAPEQPALTFTHLISLADQGDTNALEALEEQARWVARGLRMITAALSPETILFAGDISACWERSGPMVERALSQRMLVGTPPTLLAIGDGEMARLRGAAALVLQRHSDYHRSTATAQRAPEREAVAQA
- a CDS encoding SDR family NAD(P)-dependent oxidoreductase encodes the protein MNDGKQKNGCAVVLGGTSGLGEAIAVGLAQSGLHVVASSRSQDGVDRTADSIEAAGVRTLRATADVADRASLLHLREQVLAEFGEVRVLVNAAGMTKREPTLDVAEETWNRILDVNLTGTLRGCQVFGESMLENAEKNGIRGRIINIASLSTFVAFTEVTAYCCSKAAVGALTRSLAVEWSPRGVLVNAIAPGVFPTALNSKIIDSPRGQELKLRTPMARFGRAEELVSTAVYLSSEDTTYTTGQIVTVDGGMLSSGVNQ
- a CDS encoding alpha-glucuronidase family glycosyl hydrolase, which encodes MAAVLQESFASRQHRNLGFIARALLCLACLAGVAPLHAETGAQAWLRYAPPPDPPRYRDMPHEIVRLGHAPEEQAAAEELETGLGRMIAGAPETLPAFHRDIDAIVLGTADEMRRSESMQRHLHGYQPVPLAPDAFRITHVRNRARQCWVIQGGSPRGVLYGAFRLLQWIAQDRQLPTDTTETPASTIRWVDEWDNLDGSVERGYAGPSIFFDHGHVRGDLSRVHDYARMLASVGINGITVNNVNSDLRTLQPEMLEEFARIADSLRPYGIRMALSVDLSSPQVVGGLPTFDPVDPRVIAWWQAKVDEIYKLIPDFAGFTVKADSEGRPGPHQYGRSPLDAANALAKPLQAHGGVVLYRGFVYNNHLDFHDLKADRARAGYDNFRAYDGKFLPNVIIQVKHGPIDFQVREPVSPLIATLRHTPQAMEVQITQEYLGQQRHMVYIAPMWSWVLDTDMRVDNQPSPVRDIITGKTFYQAQGGMVGVANVGMETNWLHHPMALANLYSFGRLAWNPTLTPESTLDEWTRMTWSNDGRVYEPIEQMNLASWHAYEQYTGPLGLGTLTDILGTHFGPGPESADGNGWGQWIRAVPGPHGGIGMDRTVATGTGYIGQYPPELAAKYESLKTCPDDLLLFMHHVPWTYKLRGDDPGDKTTPSAKGAPTANDADDESEAKTSTKTVIQHIYDAHYAGAATAAAFVDQWESVKSLIDEPRYNEVHALLVFQARHAEIWRDAINDWFARESGVPDALGFVGHHTGREEAESLPGTGFHTVDVSSWETASGGKAAVCNAAPCELHTTFRGAANPYRIQVGYFDRHPGAAQYRLLVNGTEVANWTADDMLPPDRPDDRLNGHTATRFVAEGIRLKPGDTISLEATPDDKDLPAVDFLEITRDPRWN